A stretch of the Streptomyces venezuelae genome encodes the following:
- a CDS encoding FadR/GntR family transcriptional regulator, whose amino-acid sequence MSTLAHTMMTAARHADTGLAGPGELDRYPYADAPGADRVGASHWDGADVELGRVGRRAAGSRGRGLHGQLVQQLGQMIVSGDLGADRPLVPEEIGQRFEVSRTVVRESLRVLEAKGLVSARPNVGTRVRPVADWNLLDPDIIEWRAFGPQREDQRRELNELRWTIEPLAARLAAGHGRQDVQQRLADMVEIMGHALGQGDAITFARADNEFHALLIQVAGNRMLEHLSGIVSAALQVSGSPVTACDRPSETCVAHHARIVEALAAGDAAGAENAMRQLLTVHPEVERVVPAPREH is encoded by the coding sequence GTGAGTACCCTTGCGCACACCATGATGACCGCCGCCCGCCATGCCGACACCGGCCTCGCCGGCCCGGGCGAACTCGATCGCTACCCCTACGCGGACGCCCCCGGCGCCGACCGCGTCGGCGCGTCCCACTGGGACGGCGCCGACGTCGAGTTGGGCCGGGTGGGACGCCGGGCGGCAGGCAGCCGTGGCCGCGGACTGCACGGCCAACTCGTCCAGCAGCTAGGTCAGATGATCGTTTCCGGCGACCTCGGCGCGGACCGCCCGCTGGTCCCCGAGGAGATCGGCCAGCGCTTCGAGGTCTCCCGCACGGTCGTCCGCGAATCGCTCCGGGTCCTGGAGGCCAAGGGCCTCGTCAGCGCCCGCCCCAACGTCGGCACCCGGGTCCGTCCGGTTGCGGACTGGAACCTGCTCGACCCCGACATCATCGAGTGGCGCGCCTTCGGGCCGCAGCGCGAGGACCAGCGGCGCGAGCTCAACGAGCTCCGCTGGACCATCGAGCCGCTGGCCGCCCGCCTCGCCGCCGGACACGGCCGCCAGGACGTCCAGCAGCGCCTGGCCGACATGGTCGAGATCATGGGCCACGCCCTCGGACAGGGCGACGCGATCACCTTCGCCCGGGCCGACAACGAGTTCCACGCCCTTCTCATCCAGGTCGCCGGCAACCGCATGCTCGAGCACCTCTCCGGCATCGTCTCCGCCGCCCTCCAGGTCTCCGGGAGCCCGGTCACCGCCTGCGACCGCCCCAGCGAGACCTGCGTCGCGCACCACGCCCGGATCGTCGAGGCCCTCGCGGCCGGCGACGCGGCCGGAGCCGAGAACGCCATGCGCCAGCTGCTGACAGT
- a CDS encoding ATP-binding cassette domain-containing protein — protein sequence MLQAIGLTSAPRRDKPPIVDDLTFEVCPGRVTALLGEAGSGKTTALRLMLELEPGRGVAYFRGRPLHRIPHPGREVGVLLGELPGHPARTVRNQLRMLCAAAGVPGSRADAVLEVVGIAGLRDQRLGSLSVGMARRVGLAAALLADPCTLLLDEPATGLSPREQNWMHGLLRSHAALGGAVLFTTADPKEAARAADQVVTIQGGRLVADQDVARFARTRLRPRVAVRTPHAARLADVLGREARADRRAVEIVEESGSRLSVYGSSCAEIGEAAFRHGVLVHQLADETGDTGAPAPAPPAGPDADAKTAAEAAAGPDRARAGRPASAVRRVGGPLRPVRYELRRVFGTATPVLTAAVVTVVSVVTAVLMARAGHAPQHRLLAAWPDRVPLPPAAVGAGLLGALAFGEEYRYPALAADRGTVPRRMGLLLAKLGVCAALALLLGALAVTADAAVLRLVFDHGPLRPPAEWISPAASWAGLLIGCAWAGVLASGVFRSATAGLAAVLAVPVMVVPLVSRALAGPSAYPASGLAARLRGLSFAQWPPEADRLVLGTLRVMTQPVGTALLLSLTVLLCAYGFTGLRSRVRW from the coding sequence ATGCTCCAGGCCATCGGACTCACCAGTGCACCCCGCCGAGACAAGCCGCCCATCGTGGACGACCTCACCTTCGAGGTCTGTCCCGGGCGGGTGACCGCCCTGCTCGGCGAAGCCGGGTCGGGCAAGACCACGGCCCTCCGGCTCATGCTCGAACTCGAACCCGGGCGGGGGGTGGCCTACTTCCGGGGCCGCCCACTGCACCGCATCCCGCACCCGGGGCGGGAAGTCGGCGTCTTGCTCGGCGAACTCCCCGGGCATCCCGCCCGGACCGTCCGGAACCAGCTGCGGATGCTCTGTGCCGCGGCGGGGGTGCCCGGCTCCCGGGCGGACGCCGTGCTCGAGGTCGTCGGAATCGCGGGCCTGCGGGACCAGCGGCTCGGCTCCCTGTCGGTCGGCATGGCCCGCCGGGTCGGGCTGGCCGCGGCGCTGCTCGCCGATCCCTGCACCCTGCTGCTCGACGAGCCGGCCACCGGCCTCTCGCCCCGCGAACAGAACTGGATGCACGGGCTGTTGCGCAGCCATGCCGCCCTCGGCGGTGCCGTGCTGTTCACCACCGCCGACCCCAAGGAGGCCGCCCGCGCCGCCGACCAGGTCGTGACCATCCAGGGCGGCCGGCTCGTCGCCGACCAGGACGTGGCCCGGTTCGCCCGGACCCGGCTGCGCCCGCGGGTGGCCGTACGCACCCCGCACGCCGCGCGGCTGGCCGACGTACTGGGCCGCGAGGCCCGGGCCGACCGGCGGGCGGTGGAGATCGTCGAGGAGAGCGGCAGCCGGCTGTCGGTCTACGGCAGCAGCTGCGCCGAGATCGGCGAGGCGGCCTTCCGGCACGGCGTGCTCGTCCACCAGCTCGCCGACGAAACCGGAGACACCGGCGCCCCCGCCCCGGCGCCCCCGGCCGGGCCGGACGCGGACGCGAAGACGGCCGCCGAGGCGGCGGCCGGCCCTGACCGGGCCCGGGCCGGGCGGCCTGCGTCGGCCGTGCGCCGGGTCGGCGGCCCGCTGCGGCCGGTGCGCTACGAACTGCGCCGTGTCTTCGGTACCGCCACCCCCGTGCTCACCGCGGCAGTGGTGACCGTGGTCTCCGTGGTCACCGCCGTCCTCATGGCCCGGGCCGGGCACGCTCCGCAGCACCGGCTGCTCGCCGCCTGGCCGGACCGGGTGCCGTTGCCCCCGGCCGCGGTGGGTGCCGGGCTGCTGGGGGCGCTCGCCTTCGGGGAGGAGTACCGCTACCCCGCGCTCGCCGCGGACCGCGGCACCGTCCCGCGCCGGATGGGGCTCCTCCTCGCCAAACTCGGGGTCTGCGCCGCCCTCGCGCTGCTGCTCGGCGCGCTCGCCGTCACCGCCGATGCGGCCGTCCTGCGGCTGGTGTTCGACCACGGCCCGCTGCGGCCCCCGGCGGAATGGATCTCGCCGGCTGCGAGTTGGGCGGGGCTGCTGATCGGCTGTGCCTGGGCCGGGGTGCTCGCCTCCGGGGTGTTCCGTTCGGCCACCGCCGGGCTGGCCGCCGTACTCGCCGTACCCGTCATGGTCGTTCCGCTGGTGAGCAGAGCCCTGGCCGGGCCCTCCGCGTACCCGGCCTCCGGGCTCGCCGCCCGGCTGCGCGGGCTGTCCTTCGCCCAGTGGCCGCCGGAGGCGGACCGGCTGGTGCTGGGGACCCTGCGGGTGATGACCCAACCCGTCGGAACCGCCCTGCTGTTGTCCCTGACGGTCCTGCTGTGCGCCTACGGATTCACCGGTCTGCGCAGCAGAGTCCGGTGGTGA
- a CDS encoding NUDIX hydrolase produces the protein MSPYDPSAFPPFAVTVDLVVLTVRRHALCALVVRRGEQPFQGRWALPGGFVRGDEDLAAAAGRELSEETGLCAHDPAEPGAGNGAHLEQLATYGDPKRDPRMRVVSVAHLVLAPDLPAPRAGGDANSARWAPVEELLAAESEPSAGLAFDHAKILADGVERARSKIEYSSLATAFCPPEFTVGELRRVYEAVWGVALDPRNFHRKVTGTPGFLVPAGGTTTRQGGRPAQLFRAGGATLLNPPMLRPEV, from the coding sequence ATGTCGCCCTACGACCCGTCGGCCTTCCCGCCCTTCGCTGTCACCGTCGACCTGGTCGTGCTCACCGTACGGCGCCACGCGCTCTGCGCACTCGTGGTCCGACGGGGTGAGCAGCCGTTCCAGGGCCGGTGGGCGCTGCCCGGCGGTTTCGTGCGCGGAGACGAGGACCTTGCGGCTGCCGCGGGCCGGGAGCTCTCCGAGGAGACCGGGCTGTGCGCCCACGATCCCGCCGAGCCCGGCGCGGGCAACGGAGCCCACCTCGAACAGCTCGCCACCTACGGGGACCCCAAGCGGGACCCGCGGATGCGGGTGGTCAGCGTCGCGCATCTGGTGCTCGCCCCGGACCTCCCGGCGCCCCGGGCCGGCGGGGACGCCAACAGCGCGCGCTGGGCCCCGGTGGAGGAGCTCCTTGCCGCAGAGAGCGAGCCCTCCGCCGGACTCGCCTTCGACCACGCCAAGATCCTCGCGGACGGGGTCGAGCGCGCCCGCTCGAAGATCGAGTACTCCTCGCTCGCCACCGCCTTCTGCCCGCCCGAGTTCACCGTCGGCGAGCTGCGCCGGGTGTACGAGGCGGTGTGGGGTGTGGCCCTCGACCCGCGCAACTTCCACCGCAAGGTCACCGGAACCCCGGGGTTCCTGGTGCCGGCCGGCGGTACGACCACCCGTCAGGGCGGCCGTCCCGCCCAGCTGTTCCGGGCCGGCGGGGCAACGCTGCTGAACCCGCCGATGCTGCGCCCGGAAGTCTGA